In the Gossypium raimondii isolate GPD5lz chromosome 9, ASM2569854v1, whole genome shotgun sequence genome, one interval contains:
- the LOC105798209 gene encoding wall-associated receptor kinase-like 6 isoform X2 has protein sequence MGFHLPLYFLFLFLLCPILQAAEFQEPTCGKEVCGNITITSPFGIHSRCYTHPSFSVTCNQTLNGTKPFINVNGIDLEVLGKALYSNAILINYPVTYINCNRINEASVRVNLSGTPFFFSSDMNYFGSVGCGNLATILRSEADSLGGCSQPRCDDGASESGCFTEITANLTSYTVKMRAMYPDSKGCASAFIFSKYSFRDAYPLPSGINKGTTHVPAVLNWNSSYCGEGGCVSINFYKVESCGNVTFNYPFRVKGQDDPKDWFKVICDKTTNGKKGPFLNISGTNLKILAFDFFYDSYNKFWSSGCGNMVTVFNKTYNLIGGCLQPSCRINNETSSTNGCLVKIPQGLNSFYVNMSSSDYRRKRSCGFASMISIDYDLKFGISNKAYVPTRLQWGTPILGECHLNDSSNTYCTSDGQYCWSMLSSKHLCVCYSEDFGYSSSCQDEKCENYKYCSMLCLNTPSNYCSSKSCPPHYEFNSTGFRCERKIHTQKKHIFTSIIVGCSTSVGTLFLLLATWSMYKVLKRKQKIMLKQKYFKRNGGLLLQQHLSSNEGNVEKIKLFTSKEMEKATNHYNENRILGQGGQGTVYKGMLIDGSIVAIKKSKMVEGKKFDEKKVEQFINEVIILSQINHRNVVKLLGCCLEAEVPLLVYEFIPNGTLYDLIHNQNEELPLTWEMRLRIAIEIANALFYLHSAASAPIYHRDIKSSNILLDDKYRAKVSDFGTSKSVALEQTHLTTRVQGTFGYMDPEYFRSSQFTEKSDVYSFGVVLIELLTGQKPISAEQSEPVRSLVSYFLDSMQENSLFNILDPMVVKDGPEQEIIVVALLAKRCLNLNGKKRPTMKQVAMELELIKASGGNIIEDHGDEEYEIDDIIHSWESNPSSSMPRTITSNSETFPLNSSF, from the exons ATGGGTTTTCACTTACCGCTTTacttcctcttcctcttcctgTTATGCCCTATTTTACAAGCAGCAGAATTTCAAGAACCTACCTGTGGTAAAGAAGTATGTGGAAATATTACAATTACATCCCCTTTTGGAATCCACAGCAGATGCTATACTCATCCTTCGTTTAGTGTAACTTGCAACCAAACCCTCAATGGGACCAAGCCTTTCATAAACGTAAATGGCATCGATCTAGAGGTACTTGGAAAAGCCTTATATTCAAACGCCATTCTCATCAACTATCCAGTTACTTACATTAATTGTAATCGTATAAACGAGGCTAGTGTTAGGGTCAATCTCTCAGGCACTCCATTTTTCTTCTCAAGTGATATGAATTATTTCGGGTCAGTAGGATGCGGTAATTTGGCTACTATTTTACGTAGCGAAGCTGATTCACTTGGCGGCTGCAGTCAACCAAGGTGTGACGATGGTGCTTCTGAATCTGGCTGCTTTACTGAAATTACTGCAAATCTCACTTCCTATACCGTAAAAATGAGAGCCATGTATCCTGACAGCAAAGGATGCGCATCTGCTTTCATCTTTAGCAAGTACTCTTTCCGTGATGCTTACCCATTACCCAGTGGCATCAATAAAGGAACCACGCATGTTCCCGCCGTGCTCAACTGGAATTCCAGCTATTGCGGTGAAGGAG GATGCGTATCCATCAACTTCTACAAGGTAGAGTCATGTGGGAATGTTACTTTTAACTACCCCTTTAGAGTGAAGGGCCAAGATGATCCCAAAGATTGGTTTAAAGTAATTTGCGACAAAACCACCAATGGAAAAAAAGGGCCTTTCTTAAATATAAGTGGCACGAATCTAAAAATACTagcctttgattttttttacg ATTCCTACAACAAATTTTGGTCTTCAGGTTGCGGTAATATGGTTACTGTTTTCAACAAAACATATAATCTTATAGGTGGATGTTTGCAACCAAGCTGTAGGATTAATAATGAGACTTCCTCTACTAATGGTTGTCTTGTTAAGATTCCTCAGGGTCTCAATTCATTCTACGTAAACATGAGTAGCAGTGATTATAGGAGAAAAAGATCATGCGGGTTTGCTTCCATGATTTCTATTGACTATGATTTGAAGTTTGGTATAAGTAACAAGGCCTATGTCCCAACACGGCTGCAATGGGGCACACCAATATTAGGAGAGTGCCATTTGAATGATAGCTCGAACACTTATTGTACGTCCGATGGTCAATATTGTTGGTCGATGTTGAGCTCTAAACATCTATGTGTATGCTACAGCGAAGATTTCGGTTATTCGAGTTCATGCCAAG ATGAGAAATGTGAGAATTATAAGTATTGCAGCATGCTTTGTTTGAATACCCCTAGTAACTATTGCTCCTCAAAGTCTTGCCCTCCTCATTATGAATTCAATAGTACGGGATTTCGTTGTGAGCGCAAAATACATACTCAAAAAAAGCATATCTTTACAAGCATTATTGTAG GTTGCAGCACTAGTGTTGGGACACTATTTCTACTACTCGCAACATGGAGTATGTACAAAGTcctcaaaagaaaacaaaaaatcatgCTGAAGCAGAAATACTTCAAAAGGAATGGAGGTTTGTTACTGCAACAACATTTGTCTAGCAATGAAGGTAATGTTGAAAAAATTAAGTTGTTTACTTCAAAAGAGATGGAAAAGGCGACCAATCATTATAATGAGAATCGAATCCTTGGTCAAGGAGGTCAAGGGACTGTTTATAAAGGAATGCTAATAGATGGAAGCATTGTGGCTATTAAGAAATCCAAAATGGTGGAAGGaaagaaatttgatgaaaagaagGTTGAACAGTTCATTAACGAGGTGATCATTTTATCTCAAATTAATCACAGGAATGTGGTTAAGCTTTTAGGGTGTTGTTTAGAAGCTGAAGTTCCTCTATTGGTGTATGAGTTCATCCCAAATGGTACATTATACGATCTCATTCATAACCAAAATGAAGAATTACCATTGACATGGGAAATGCGTTTACGAATTGCGATTGAAATTGCCAATGCCTTGTTCTATTTGCATTCAGCTGCTTCTGCTCCTATTTATCATCGAGACATCAAATCTAGTAACATACTTTTGGATGATAAATATAGGGCAAAAGTATCAGATTTTGGAACTTCAAAATCAGTTGCACTTGAACAAACACATCTAACCACTCGGGTGCAAGGAACTTTTGGATACATGGATCCGGAATATTTTCGATCAAGTCAATTTACAGAGAAGAGTGATGTTTATAGCTTTGGAGTTGTTCTTATTGAGCTTTTAACAGGACAAAAACCCATCTCCGCAGAACAATCAGAGCCAGTGAGAAGCTTGGTATCTTATTTTTTGGATTCAATGCAAGAGAATTCCTTATTTAACATTCTCGATCCAATGGTAGTAAAGGATGGTCCAGAGCAGGAGATTATAGTTGTGGCTCTTCTAGCAAAAAGATGCTTGAATCTTAATGGAAAGAAAAGACCCACCATGAAACAAGTTGCAATGGAGCTGGAGTTGATTAAAGCTTCAGGTGGAAATATTATTGAAGACCATGGTGATGAAGAATATGAAATAGATGACATAATCCATTCATGGGAGTCCAATCCTAGTAGTTCAATGCCTAGGACAATTACATCCAACAGTGAAACTTTTCCATTAAATTCATCTTTCTAG
- the LOC105798209 gene encoding wall-associated receptor kinase-like 6 isoform X1, protein MGFHLPLYFLFLFLLCPILQAAEFQEPTCGKEVCGNITITSPFGIHSRCYTHPSFSVTCNQTLNGTKPFINVNGIDLEVLGKALYSNAILINYPVTYINCNRINEASVRVNLSGTPFFFSSDMNYFGSVGCGNLATILRSEADSLGGCSQPRCDDGASESGCFTEITANLTSYTVKMRAMYPDSKGCASAFIFSKYSFRDAYPLPSGINKGTTHVPAVLNWNSSYCGEGGCVSINFYKVESCGNVTFNYPFRVKGQDDPKDWFKVICDKTTNGKKGPFLNISGTNLKILAFDFFYGTVTINHPITYFNCRKNHHNGMSLNLTGTPFYYSDSYNKFWSSGCGNMVTVFNKTYNLIGGCLQPSCRINNETSSTNGCLVKIPQGLNSFYVNMSSSDYRRKRSCGFASMISIDYDLKFGISNKAYVPTRLQWGTPILGECHLNDSSNTYCTSDGQYCWSMLSSKHLCVCYSEDFGYSSSCQDEKCENYKYCSMLCLNTPSNYCSSKSCPPHYEFNSTGFRCERKIHTQKKHIFTSIIVGCSTSVGTLFLLLATWSMYKVLKRKQKIMLKQKYFKRNGGLLLQQHLSSNEGNVEKIKLFTSKEMEKATNHYNENRILGQGGQGTVYKGMLIDGSIVAIKKSKMVEGKKFDEKKVEQFINEVIILSQINHRNVVKLLGCCLEAEVPLLVYEFIPNGTLYDLIHNQNEELPLTWEMRLRIAIEIANALFYLHSAASAPIYHRDIKSSNILLDDKYRAKVSDFGTSKSVALEQTHLTTRVQGTFGYMDPEYFRSSQFTEKSDVYSFGVVLIELLTGQKPISAEQSEPVRSLVSYFLDSMQENSLFNILDPMVVKDGPEQEIIVVALLAKRCLNLNGKKRPTMKQVAMELELIKASGGNIIEDHGDEEYEIDDIIHSWESNPSSSMPRTITSNSETFPLNSSF, encoded by the exons ATGGGTTTTCACTTACCGCTTTacttcctcttcctcttcctgTTATGCCCTATTTTACAAGCAGCAGAATTTCAAGAACCTACCTGTGGTAAAGAAGTATGTGGAAATATTACAATTACATCCCCTTTTGGAATCCACAGCAGATGCTATACTCATCCTTCGTTTAGTGTAACTTGCAACCAAACCCTCAATGGGACCAAGCCTTTCATAAACGTAAATGGCATCGATCTAGAGGTACTTGGAAAAGCCTTATATTCAAACGCCATTCTCATCAACTATCCAGTTACTTACATTAATTGTAATCGTATAAACGAGGCTAGTGTTAGGGTCAATCTCTCAGGCACTCCATTTTTCTTCTCAAGTGATATGAATTATTTCGGGTCAGTAGGATGCGGTAATTTGGCTACTATTTTACGTAGCGAAGCTGATTCACTTGGCGGCTGCAGTCAACCAAGGTGTGACGATGGTGCTTCTGAATCTGGCTGCTTTACTGAAATTACTGCAAATCTCACTTCCTATACCGTAAAAATGAGAGCCATGTATCCTGACAGCAAAGGATGCGCATCTGCTTTCATCTTTAGCAAGTACTCTTTCCGTGATGCTTACCCATTACCCAGTGGCATCAATAAAGGAACCACGCATGTTCCCGCCGTGCTCAACTGGAATTCCAGCTATTGCGGTGAAGGAG GATGCGTATCCATCAACTTCTACAAGGTAGAGTCATGTGGGAATGTTACTTTTAACTACCCCTTTAGAGTGAAGGGCCAAGATGATCCCAAAGATTGGTTTAAAGTAATTTGCGACAAAACCACCAATGGAAAAAAAGGGCCTTTCTTAAATATAAGTGGCACGAATCTAAAAATACTagcctttgattttttttacggTACTGTCACAATCAACCATCCAATAACTTACTTTAATTGTCGCAAAAACCATCATAATGGGATGAGTCTCAATCTAACAGGCACCCCTTTTTACTACTCAGATTCCTACAACAAATTTTGGTCTTCAGGTTGCGGTAATATGGTTACTGTTTTCAACAAAACATATAATCTTATAGGTGGATGTTTGCAACCAAGCTGTAGGATTAATAATGAGACTTCCTCTACTAATGGTTGTCTTGTTAAGATTCCTCAGGGTCTCAATTCATTCTACGTAAACATGAGTAGCAGTGATTATAGGAGAAAAAGATCATGCGGGTTTGCTTCCATGATTTCTATTGACTATGATTTGAAGTTTGGTATAAGTAACAAGGCCTATGTCCCAACACGGCTGCAATGGGGCACACCAATATTAGGAGAGTGCCATTTGAATGATAGCTCGAACACTTATTGTACGTCCGATGGTCAATATTGTTGGTCGATGTTGAGCTCTAAACATCTATGTGTATGCTACAGCGAAGATTTCGGTTATTCGAGTTCATGCCAAG ATGAGAAATGTGAGAATTATAAGTATTGCAGCATGCTTTGTTTGAATACCCCTAGTAACTATTGCTCCTCAAAGTCTTGCCCTCCTCATTATGAATTCAATAGTACGGGATTTCGTTGTGAGCGCAAAATACATACTCAAAAAAAGCATATCTTTACAAGCATTATTGTAG GTTGCAGCACTAGTGTTGGGACACTATTTCTACTACTCGCAACATGGAGTATGTACAAAGTcctcaaaagaaaacaaaaaatcatgCTGAAGCAGAAATACTTCAAAAGGAATGGAGGTTTGTTACTGCAACAACATTTGTCTAGCAATGAAGGTAATGTTGAAAAAATTAAGTTGTTTACTTCAAAAGAGATGGAAAAGGCGACCAATCATTATAATGAGAATCGAATCCTTGGTCAAGGAGGTCAAGGGACTGTTTATAAAGGAATGCTAATAGATGGAAGCATTGTGGCTATTAAGAAATCCAAAATGGTGGAAGGaaagaaatttgatgaaaagaagGTTGAACAGTTCATTAACGAGGTGATCATTTTATCTCAAATTAATCACAGGAATGTGGTTAAGCTTTTAGGGTGTTGTTTAGAAGCTGAAGTTCCTCTATTGGTGTATGAGTTCATCCCAAATGGTACATTATACGATCTCATTCATAACCAAAATGAAGAATTACCATTGACATGGGAAATGCGTTTACGAATTGCGATTGAAATTGCCAATGCCTTGTTCTATTTGCATTCAGCTGCTTCTGCTCCTATTTATCATCGAGACATCAAATCTAGTAACATACTTTTGGATGATAAATATAGGGCAAAAGTATCAGATTTTGGAACTTCAAAATCAGTTGCACTTGAACAAACACATCTAACCACTCGGGTGCAAGGAACTTTTGGATACATGGATCCGGAATATTTTCGATCAAGTCAATTTACAGAGAAGAGTGATGTTTATAGCTTTGGAGTTGTTCTTATTGAGCTTTTAACAGGACAAAAACCCATCTCCGCAGAACAATCAGAGCCAGTGAGAAGCTTGGTATCTTATTTTTTGGATTCAATGCAAGAGAATTCCTTATTTAACATTCTCGATCCAATGGTAGTAAAGGATGGTCCAGAGCAGGAGATTATAGTTGTGGCTCTTCTAGCAAAAAGATGCTTGAATCTTAATGGAAAGAAAAGACCCACCATGAAACAAGTTGCAATGGAGCTGGAGTTGATTAAAGCTTCAGGTGGAAATATTATTGAAGACCATGGTGATGAAGAATATGAAATAGATGACATAATCCATTCATGGGAGTCCAATCCTAGTAGTTCAATGCCTAGGACAATTACATCCAACAGTGAAACTTTTCCATTAAATTCATCTTTCTAG
- the LOC105798209 gene encoding wall-associated receptor kinase-like 6 isoform X4: MGFHLPLYFLFLFLLCPILQAAEFQEPTCGKEVCGNITITSPFGIHSRCYTHPSFSVTCNQTLNGTKPFINVNGIDLEVLGKALYSNAILINYPVTYINCNRINEASVRVNLSGTPFFFSSDMNYFGSVGCGNLATILRSEADSLGGCSQPRCDDGASESGCFTEITANLTSYTVKMRAMYPDSKGCASAFIFSKYSFRDAYPLPSGINKGTTHVPAVLNWNSSYCGEGGCVSINFYKGLNSFYVNMSSSDYRRKRSCGFASMISIDYDLKFGISNKAYVPTRLQWGTPILGECHLNDSSNTYCTSDGQYCWSMLSSKHLCVCYSEDFGYSSSCQDEKCENYKYCSMLCLNTPSNYCSSKSCPPHYEFNSTGFRCERKIHTQKKHIFTSIIVGCSTSVGTLFLLLATWSMYKVLKRKQKIMLKQKYFKRNGGLLLQQHLSSNEGNVEKIKLFTSKEMEKATNHYNENRILGQGGQGTVYKGMLIDGSIVAIKKSKMVEGKKFDEKKVEQFINEVIILSQINHRNVVKLLGCCLEAEVPLLVYEFIPNGTLYDLIHNQNEELPLTWEMRLRIAIEIANALFYLHSAASAPIYHRDIKSSNILLDDKYRAKVSDFGTSKSVALEQTHLTTRVQGTFGYMDPEYFRSSQFTEKSDVYSFGVVLIELLTGQKPISAEQSEPVRSLVSYFLDSMQENSLFNILDPMVVKDGPEQEIIVVALLAKRCLNLNGKKRPTMKQVAMELELIKASGGNIIEDHGDEEYEIDDIIHSWESNPSSSMPRTITSNSETFPLNSSF; encoded by the exons ATGGGTTTTCACTTACCGCTTTacttcctcttcctcttcctgTTATGCCCTATTTTACAAGCAGCAGAATTTCAAGAACCTACCTGTGGTAAAGAAGTATGTGGAAATATTACAATTACATCCCCTTTTGGAATCCACAGCAGATGCTATACTCATCCTTCGTTTAGTGTAACTTGCAACCAAACCCTCAATGGGACCAAGCCTTTCATAAACGTAAATGGCATCGATCTAGAGGTACTTGGAAAAGCCTTATATTCAAACGCCATTCTCATCAACTATCCAGTTACTTACATTAATTGTAATCGTATAAACGAGGCTAGTGTTAGGGTCAATCTCTCAGGCACTCCATTTTTCTTCTCAAGTGATATGAATTATTTCGGGTCAGTAGGATGCGGTAATTTGGCTACTATTTTACGTAGCGAAGCTGATTCACTTGGCGGCTGCAGTCAACCAAGGTGTGACGATGGTGCTTCTGAATCTGGCTGCTTTACTGAAATTACTGCAAATCTCACTTCCTATACCGTAAAAATGAGAGCCATGTATCCTGACAGCAAAGGATGCGCATCTGCTTTCATCTTTAGCAAGTACTCTTTCCGTGATGCTTACCCATTACCCAGTGGCATCAATAAAGGAACCACGCATGTTCCCGCCGTGCTCAACTGGAATTCCAGCTATTGCGGTGAAGGAG GATGCGTATCCATCAACTTCTACAAG GGTCTCAATTCATTCTACGTAAACATGAGTAGCAGTGATTATAGGAGAAAAAGATCATGCGGGTTTGCTTCCATGATTTCTATTGACTATGATTTGAAGTTTGGTATAAGTAACAAGGCCTATGTCCCAACACGGCTGCAATGGGGCACACCAATATTAGGAGAGTGCCATTTGAATGATAGCTCGAACACTTATTGTACGTCCGATGGTCAATATTGTTGGTCGATGTTGAGCTCTAAACATCTATGTGTATGCTACAGCGAAGATTTCGGTTATTCGAGTTCATGCCAAG ATGAGAAATGTGAGAATTATAAGTATTGCAGCATGCTTTGTTTGAATACCCCTAGTAACTATTGCTCCTCAAAGTCTTGCCCTCCTCATTATGAATTCAATAGTACGGGATTTCGTTGTGAGCGCAAAATACATACTCAAAAAAAGCATATCTTTACAAGCATTATTGTAG GTTGCAGCACTAGTGTTGGGACACTATTTCTACTACTCGCAACATGGAGTATGTACAAAGTcctcaaaagaaaacaaaaaatcatgCTGAAGCAGAAATACTTCAAAAGGAATGGAGGTTTGTTACTGCAACAACATTTGTCTAGCAATGAAGGTAATGTTGAAAAAATTAAGTTGTTTACTTCAAAAGAGATGGAAAAGGCGACCAATCATTATAATGAGAATCGAATCCTTGGTCAAGGAGGTCAAGGGACTGTTTATAAAGGAATGCTAATAGATGGAAGCATTGTGGCTATTAAGAAATCCAAAATGGTGGAAGGaaagaaatttgatgaaaagaagGTTGAACAGTTCATTAACGAGGTGATCATTTTATCTCAAATTAATCACAGGAATGTGGTTAAGCTTTTAGGGTGTTGTTTAGAAGCTGAAGTTCCTCTATTGGTGTATGAGTTCATCCCAAATGGTACATTATACGATCTCATTCATAACCAAAATGAAGAATTACCATTGACATGGGAAATGCGTTTACGAATTGCGATTGAAATTGCCAATGCCTTGTTCTATTTGCATTCAGCTGCTTCTGCTCCTATTTATCATCGAGACATCAAATCTAGTAACATACTTTTGGATGATAAATATAGGGCAAAAGTATCAGATTTTGGAACTTCAAAATCAGTTGCACTTGAACAAACACATCTAACCACTCGGGTGCAAGGAACTTTTGGATACATGGATCCGGAATATTTTCGATCAAGTCAATTTACAGAGAAGAGTGATGTTTATAGCTTTGGAGTTGTTCTTATTGAGCTTTTAACAGGACAAAAACCCATCTCCGCAGAACAATCAGAGCCAGTGAGAAGCTTGGTATCTTATTTTTTGGATTCAATGCAAGAGAATTCCTTATTTAACATTCTCGATCCAATGGTAGTAAAGGATGGTCCAGAGCAGGAGATTATAGTTGTGGCTCTTCTAGCAAAAAGATGCTTGAATCTTAATGGAAAGAAAAGACCCACCATGAAACAAGTTGCAATGGAGCTGGAGTTGATTAAAGCTTCAGGTGGAAATATTATTGAAGACCATGGTGATGAAGAATATGAAATAGATGACATAATCCATTCATGGGAGTCCAATCCTAGTAGTTCAATGCCTAGGACAATTACATCCAACAGTGAAACTTTTCCATTAAATTCATCTTTCTAG
- the LOC105798209 gene encoding wall-associated receptor kinase-like 6 isoform X3 has product MGFHLPLYFLFLFLLCPILQAAEFQEPTCGKEVCGNITITSPFGIHSRCYTHPSFSVTCNQTLNGTKPFINVNGIDLEVLGKALYSNAILINYPVTYINCNRINEASVRVNLSGTPFFFSSDMNYFGSVGCGNLATILRSEADSLGGCSQPRCDDGASESGCFTEITANLTSYTVKMRAMYPDSKGCASAFIFSKYSFRDAYPLPSGINKGTTHVPAVLNWNSSYCGEGGCVSINFYKVESCGNVTFNYPFRVKGQDDPKDWFKVICDKTTNGKKGPFLNISGTNLKILAFDFFYGTVTINHPITYFNCRKNHHNGMSLNLTGTPFYYSDSYNKFWSSGCGNMVTVFNKTYNLIGGCLQPSCRINNETSSTNGCLVKIPQGLNSFYVNMSSSDYRRKRSCGFASMISIDYDLKFGISNKAYVPTRLQWGTPILGECHLNDSSNTYCTSDGQYCWSMLSSKHLCVCYSEDFGYSSSCQGCSTSVGTLFLLLATWSMYKVLKRKQKIMLKQKYFKRNGGLLLQQHLSSNEGNVEKIKLFTSKEMEKATNHYNENRILGQGGQGTVYKGMLIDGSIVAIKKSKMVEGKKFDEKKVEQFINEVIILSQINHRNVVKLLGCCLEAEVPLLVYEFIPNGTLYDLIHNQNEELPLTWEMRLRIAIEIANALFYLHSAASAPIYHRDIKSSNILLDDKYRAKVSDFGTSKSVALEQTHLTTRVQGTFGYMDPEYFRSSQFTEKSDVYSFGVVLIELLTGQKPISAEQSEPVRSLVSYFLDSMQENSLFNILDPMVVKDGPEQEIIVVALLAKRCLNLNGKKRPTMKQVAMELELIKASGGNIIEDHGDEEYEIDDIIHSWESNPSSSMPRTITSNSETFPLNSSF; this is encoded by the exons ATGGGTTTTCACTTACCGCTTTacttcctcttcctcttcctgTTATGCCCTATTTTACAAGCAGCAGAATTTCAAGAACCTACCTGTGGTAAAGAAGTATGTGGAAATATTACAATTACATCCCCTTTTGGAATCCACAGCAGATGCTATACTCATCCTTCGTTTAGTGTAACTTGCAACCAAACCCTCAATGGGACCAAGCCTTTCATAAACGTAAATGGCATCGATCTAGAGGTACTTGGAAAAGCCTTATATTCAAACGCCATTCTCATCAACTATCCAGTTACTTACATTAATTGTAATCGTATAAACGAGGCTAGTGTTAGGGTCAATCTCTCAGGCACTCCATTTTTCTTCTCAAGTGATATGAATTATTTCGGGTCAGTAGGATGCGGTAATTTGGCTACTATTTTACGTAGCGAAGCTGATTCACTTGGCGGCTGCAGTCAACCAAGGTGTGACGATGGTGCTTCTGAATCTGGCTGCTTTACTGAAATTACTGCAAATCTCACTTCCTATACCGTAAAAATGAGAGCCATGTATCCTGACAGCAAAGGATGCGCATCTGCTTTCATCTTTAGCAAGTACTCTTTCCGTGATGCTTACCCATTACCCAGTGGCATCAATAAAGGAACCACGCATGTTCCCGCCGTGCTCAACTGGAATTCCAGCTATTGCGGTGAAGGAG GATGCGTATCCATCAACTTCTACAAGGTAGAGTCATGTGGGAATGTTACTTTTAACTACCCCTTTAGAGTGAAGGGCCAAGATGATCCCAAAGATTGGTTTAAAGTAATTTGCGACAAAACCACCAATGGAAAAAAAGGGCCTTTCTTAAATATAAGTGGCACGAATCTAAAAATACTagcctttgattttttttacggTACTGTCACAATCAACCATCCAATAACTTACTTTAATTGTCGCAAAAACCATCATAATGGGATGAGTCTCAATCTAACAGGCACCCCTTTTTACTACTCAGATTCCTACAACAAATTTTGGTCTTCAGGTTGCGGTAATATGGTTACTGTTTTCAACAAAACATATAATCTTATAGGTGGATGTTTGCAACCAAGCTGTAGGATTAATAATGAGACTTCCTCTACTAATGGTTGTCTTGTTAAGATTCCTCAGGGTCTCAATTCATTCTACGTAAACATGAGTAGCAGTGATTATAGGAGAAAAAGATCATGCGGGTTTGCTTCCATGATTTCTATTGACTATGATTTGAAGTTTGGTATAAGTAACAAGGCCTATGTCCCAACACGGCTGCAATGGGGCACACCAATATTAGGAGAGTGCCATTTGAATGATAGCTCGAACACTTATTGTACGTCCGATGGTCAATATTGTTGGTCGATGTTGAGCTCTAAACATCTATGTGTATGCTACAGCGAAGATTTCGGTTATTCGAGTTCATGCCAAG GTTGCAGCACTAGTGTTGGGACACTATTTCTACTACTCGCAACATGGAGTATGTACAAAGTcctcaaaagaaaacaaaaaatcatgCTGAAGCAGAAATACTTCAAAAGGAATGGAGGTTTGTTACTGCAACAACATTTGTCTAGCAATGAAGGTAATGTTGAAAAAATTAAGTTGTTTACTTCAAAAGAGATGGAAAAGGCGACCAATCATTATAATGAGAATCGAATCCTTGGTCAAGGAGGTCAAGGGACTGTTTATAAAGGAATGCTAATAGATGGAAGCATTGTGGCTATTAAGAAATCCAAAATGGTGGAAGGaaagaaatttgatgaaaagaagGTTGAACAGTTCATTAACGAGGTGATCATTTTATCTCAAATTAATCACAGGAATGTGGTTAAGCTTTTAGGGTGTTGTTTAGAAGCTGAAGTTCCTCTATTGGTGTATGAGTTCATCCCAAATGGTACATTATACGATCTCATTCATAACCAAAATGAAGAATTACCATTGACATGGGAAATGCGTTTACGAATTGCGATTGAAATTGCCAATGCCTTGTTCTATTTGCATTCAGCTGCTTCTGCTCCTATTTATCATCGAGACATCAAATCTAGTAACATACTTTTGGATGATAAATATAGGGCAAAAGTATCAGATTTTGGAACTTCAAAATCAGTTGCACTTGAACAAACACATCTAACCACTCGGGTGCAAGGAACTTTTGGATACATGGATCCGGAATATTTTCGATCAAGTCAATTTACAGAGAAGAGTGATGTTTATAGCTTTGGAGTTGTTCTTATTGAGCTTTTAACAGGACAAAAACCCATCTCCGCAGAACAATCAGAGCCAGTGAGAAGCTTGGTATCTTATTTTTTGGATTCAATGCAAGAGAATTCCTTATTTAACATTCTCGATCCAATGGTAGTAAAGGATGGTCCAGAGCAGGAGATTATAGTTGTGGCTCTTCTAGCAAAAAGATGCTTGAATCTTAATGGAAAGAAAAGACCCACCATGAAACAAGTTGCAATGGAGCTGGAGTTGATTAAAGCTTCAGGTGGAAATATTATTGAAGACCATGGTGATGAAGAATATGAAATAGATGACATAATCCATTCATGGGAGTCCAATCCTAGTAGTTCAATGCCTAGGACAATTACATCCAACAGTGAAACTTTTCCATTAAATTCATCTTTCTAG